A single window of Chloracidobacterium thermophilum B DNA harbors:
- a CDS encoding ABC transporter permease, translated as MQRFAWRAGLLAPATIWLFLLGFLPLVIVARQSFASRTTYGNIAWTWTLSNFRQALEPMYLAIYWRSLWMAVVVTLVCIVLSYPVALFLAFQVRPRWKPLLLTLTVIPLWTSLVVRTFAWTHLLRTEGIINTALLGLGLIREPLPLLYNDLAVFIGLVAGELPFMIIPLVASLDKLDRQLLDAAADLGATPWVTFWKVIVPLSRPGLIAGSALVFIPSLGNFVVADLLGGAKSILLGNVIWNQFFQRNQPFGAAVTLLLLAGVAVMAVVINQVTARLQRPPATVQNRR; from the coding sequence GTGCAACGTTTCGCATGGCGGGCCGGACTGTTGGCGCCGGCCACGATCTGGCTGTTTCTCCTGGGTTTCCTGCCACTTGTCATCGTCGCCAGGCAGTCCTTCGCCAGCCGCACAACCTACGGCAACATTGCCTGGACGTGGACGCTGTCCAACTTCCGGCAGGCCCTGGAGCCGATGTACCTGGCCATTTACTGGCGCTCGCTCTGGATGGCTGTCGTTGTCACGCTGGTCTGTATCGTCCTCAGCTATCCCGTGGCGCTTTTCCTGGCCTTCCAGGTCAGGCCGCGCTGGAAACCGCTGCTCCTGACCCTGACGGTCATTCCGCTGTGGACGAGCCTTGTGGTACGCACCTTCGCTTGGACACATCTGCTGCGTACCGAGGGCATTATCAACACGGCGCTGCTTGGGTTGGGTCTCATCCGCGAGCCGCTTCCGCTGCTTTACAACGACCTGGCCGTGTTCATCGGACTCGTCGCCGGTGAACTGCCCTTTATGATCATTCCGCTGGTCGCCAGCCTCGACAAACTCGACCGGCAGCTTCTCGATGCGGCGGCCGACCTGGGCGCAACGCCGTGGGTGACGTTCTGGAAGGTCATCGTTCCCTTGTCGCGTCCGGGACTGATTGCCGGCAGCGCCCTCGTGTTCATTCCGAGCCTGGGCAACTTTGTCGTCGCCGATCTGCTTGGCGGCGCCAAAAGCATCCTGCTTGGCAATGTGATCTGGAATCAGTTTTTCCAGCGCAACCAGCCGTTTGGCGCGGCGGTGACGCTGCTGCTGCTGGCCGGTGTCGCGGTGATGGCTGTCGTCATCAACCAGGTCACCGCCCGCCTCCAACGCCCACCGGCTACGGTGCAAAACAGACGGTGA
- a CDS encoding DNA adenine methylase, giving the protein MNYIGSKFSLLSFLETHITQFSTPDSGWTFFDIFSGTGVVGRHFKKLGFHIVANDIQYYSYCLNRAYIGINCQPGFIGIVEHLPQPAGLSQYDAVDVVLDYLNRLTGVEGFIYRNYCPGGTAGKDFPRQYFTDENGKLCDAIRLQTEDWHRDAFISDDEYFYLLASLIEAMDKVANTASVYGAFLKHVKPSARKPLRLERLEIIPDNRLHRVYNCDGGELASKVQCDILYIDPPYNQRQYCTNYHVLETIAKYDHPQLYGITGLRDYRHQKSDFCNSAKALQSLERLIRETSAKYVFLSYNSEGLMREDEIIRMMSQYGVVDLRKEDYRRFRADIDRENRRYRADSVTEYLFCLKKAR; this is encoded by the coding sequence GTGAACTACATTGGTAGCAAGTTCTCGCTTCTTTCCTTTCTGGAAACGCACATTACGCAATTCTCCACGCCGGATTCGGGTTGGACATTTTTCGATATATTTTCGGGAACAGGCGTTGTCGGAAGGCACTTCAAAAAGCTTGGATTCCATATCGTCGCCAATGACATTCAGTATTACAGCTACTGTCTCAACCGGGCATACATAGGCATCAACTGCCAGCCAGGGTTCATTGGCATTGTGGAGCATCTGCCACAGCCGGCTGGTCTTTCGCAGTATGACGCCGTTGATGTCGTTCTGGATTATCTGAACAGGCTGACGGGAGTTGAAGGCTTCATTTACCGGAATTACTGTCCGGGCGGTACGGCCGGAAAAGATTTTCCCCGTCAATACTTCACAGACGAAAATGGAAAACTCTGTGACGCCATTCGCCTTCAAACAGAAGACTGGCATCGGGATGCTTTCATTTCAGACGATGAGTATTTCTATCTGCTGGCCAGCCTGATTGAAGCCATGGACAAGGTTGCCAACACGGCTTCGGTCTATGGCGCGTTTCTCAAGCACGTGAAGCCAAGCGCACGCAAGCCGCTCCGGCTGGAAAGGCTTGAAATTATACCCGATAACAGGTTGCATCGAGTGTACAATTGCGACGGGGGCGAACTGGCAAGCAAGGTGCAATGTGACATTCTCTACATTGATCCTCCCTACAACCAGCGCCAATACTGCACGAACTACCATGTTCTGGAAACCATCGCAAAATATGACCATCCACAGCTTTATGGCATTACGGGACTGAGGGACTACCGTCACCAGAAATCAGATTTCTGCAATTCTGCAAAGGCTCTTCAATCGCTTGAAAGGCTGATTCGGGAAACAAGTGCAAAATATGTCTTTCTGAGCTACAACAGCGAAGGTCTCATGCGTGAAGATGAGATTATCAGGATGATGAGCCAATACGGGGTAGTGGACTTGAGAAAAGAGGATTACCGCCGGTTCAGAGCCGATATAGACCGGGAAAACCGCAGATACCGGGCAGACAGTGTTACCGAGTACCTGTTTTGCCTGAAAAAGGCCAGGTAA
- a CDS encoding YkvA family protein gives MTDRVLHPPVSLEATNGRHQGELHQAERLSAKSSGRLRRLAREALRFLPNLLKLAYRLARDPRVPQADKIILAATIAYVLTPLDVFPDFIPFFGQIDDSYLLAVALLRLLSRTPGEVLAEHWEGPGDIRPLLNRIIVLTTFFLPKRVRRVVVAQVEPLTQP, from the coding sequence ATGACTGACCGTGTATTGCATCCGCCGGTTTCGCTCGAAGCCACGAATGGCAGGCATCAGGGGGAACTCCATCAGGCTGAGCGTCTGTCCGCCAAATCTTCGGGCCGGCTGCGCCGTCTGGCGCGTGAAGCCCTGCGTTTTCTGCCCAACCTGCTCAAGCTGGCCTACCGTCTGGCACGTGACCCGCGCGTTCCACAGGCGGACAAGATCATTCTGGCGGCCACGATTGCCTACGTGCTCACCCCGCTCGATGTGTTTCCCGATTTCATCCCGTTCTTCGGGCAGATTGACGACAGCTACCTGCTCGCGGTCGCCCTGTTGCGCCTGCTCAGCCGGACGCCCGGCGAGGTGTTGGCCGAACACTGGGAAGGCCCCGGCGACATTCGCCCCCTGCTCAACCGGATCATCGTGCTGACGACTTTTTTCCTGCCCAAGCGGGTGCGGCGGGTGGTCGTGGCGCAGGTCGAGCCGTTGACGCAACCCTGA
- the pxpB gene encoding 5-oxoprolinase subunit PxpB, whose translation MPSPLLTRMRLFPIADDALTVEFGQAISPALHEQVCRLDQALAAQPFAGLRETVPAYASLGVFYAPDRVARAYPTYPSAQAAVISHIEGLLRDLPPADGFSRRRITLPVCYDLRCGPDLPFVAQQHGLCVEEVIARHTAPVYRVFMLGFLPGFAYLGLVDERIATPRRPTPRPHVPAGSVGIAGRQTGIYPTTSPGGWQLIGRTPVRMFDPFAPQPARLQPGDEVCFYPIPYEEWLAALASEAKGEWR comes from the coding sequence TTGCCCAGCCCACTGCTGACCAGGATGCGCCTGTTTCCCATTGCCGACGATGCGCTGACGGTTGAGTTCGGACAGGCCATTTCACCGGCACTGCACGAACAGGTATGCCGGCTCGATCAGGCGCTGGCAGCACAACCCTTTGCCGGACTTCGGGAAACCGTCCCGGCCTATGCTTCGCTCGGCGTGTTTTACGCGCCCGACCGGGTAGCCCGCGCCTACCCGACATATCCCAGCGCCCAGGCGGCCGTCATCAGCCACATCGAGGGATTACTCCGTGATCTGCCCCCGGCGGACGGCTTTTCCCGGCGGCGAATCACATTGCCCGTGTGCTATGACCTTCGTTGTGGACCCGATTTGCCTTTCGTGGCACAGCAGCACGGTCTGTGCGTTGAAGAAGTCATCGCCCGCCACACCGCCCCGGTCTATCGGGTTTTCATGCTGGGCTTTCTGCCAGGTTTTGCCTACCTGGGACTTGTGGATGAGCGGATTGCCACACCGCGCCGTCCGACGCCGCGCCCACATGTGCCGGCCGGCAGCGTTGGCATCGCCGGGCGTCAAACCGGCATTTACCCGACGACATCACCCGGCGGCTGGCAACTCATCGGACGGACGCCGGTACGGATGTTTGACCCTTTTGCGCCGCAGCCAGCGCGCTTGCAGCCCGGCGATGAAGTTTGTTTCTACCCGATACCTTACGAGGAGTGGCTGGCGGCATTGGCATCGGAAGCCAAGGGCGAATGGCGCTGA
- the mqnE gene encoding aminofutalosine synthase MqnE → MTSDPILRIAEKVQAGERLSFDDGVALFETRSVALLGHLAHTVRRARHGNVAYYNVNHHLNPTNVCYWDCTFCSFYRKPGQEGAYTYTIEQAIAEVRPYYEAGITEVHIVGGLHPTLKFDYYLDLLRGLKSAFPNVHLKAFTMVELDHFKRITRLSDEEVIERLREAGLDSCPGGGAEIFAEHVREKICRHKCDSQRWLDMARTVHRKGIRSNATMLYGHIESYADRVDHMLRLRDLQDETGGFQCFIPLAFYPEHTELAHLPGPTVVDSLKTIAVSRLMLDNFDHIKAYWVMLGRQTAQMALHFGADDLDGTVSGGGPLVATYSADGRDRCMTTREEVVSLIRDAGFEPVERDTLYQPVIRETTAALV, encoded by the coding sequence ATGACCAGTGACCCCATTCTCCGCATTGCCGAGAAAGTACAAGCCGGTGAGCGGCTTTCCTTCGACGACGGGGTGGCCCTGTTTGAAACCCGGTCGGTTGCGCTGCTCGGCCACCTGGCCCACACCGTTCGCCGCGCACGACATGGCAATGTGGCCTACTACAACGTCAACCATCACCTCAACCCAACGAACGTCTGCTACTGGGACTGCACGTTTTGTTCGTTTTACCGCAAGCCTGGACAGGAAGGAGCCTACACCTACACCATCGAGCAGGCCATTGCTGAAGTCCGTCCCTACTATGAGGCCGGAATCACGGAAGTCCACATTGTCGGTGGACTGCATCCGACGCTTAAGTTCGACTACTACCTTGACTTGCTGCGCGGGCTGAAAAGCGCCTTCCCCAACGTTCACCTCAAAGCCTTCACCATGGTCGAACTTGACCATTTCAAGCGCATCACGCGGCTGTCGGATGAAGAAGTCATCGAGCGGTTGCGCGAAGCCGGGCTGGATTCCTGCCCAGGCGGTGGGGCGGAGATATTTGCCGAGCACGTACGGGAAAAAATCTGCCGTCACAAGTGCGACAGCCAGCGGTGGCTCGACATGGCACGGACCGTACACCGCAAAGGCATCCGCTCCAACGCCACCATGCTCTACGGCCACATTGAAAGCTACGCCGACCGCGTGGACCACATGCTGCGGCTGCGCGATTTGCAGGATGAAACCGGCGGTTTTCAGTGCTTCATCCCGTTGGCGTTTTATCCTGAACATACGGAACTGGCTCACCTGCCGGGGCCGACCGTCGTGGACAGTCTCAAAACCATTGCCGTCTCCCGGCTGATGCTCGACAACTTTGACCATATCAAAGCGTACTGGGTCATGCTCGGACGCCAGACGGCGCAGATGGCGCTCCATTTCGGAGCGGATGACCTCGACGGCACGGTGTCCGGCGGCGGCCCGCTGGTGGCAACCTACTCAGCCGATGGACGCGACCGCTGCATGACGACCCGTGAAGAAGTCGTTTCCCTTATTCGGGACGCCGGTTTTGAACCGGTCGAACGCGACACGCTCTACCAGCCCGTCATTCGGGAAACCACAGCGGCTCTGGTCTGA
- a CDS encoding DNA adenine methylase — MIKYIGSKRTLIPLILETIRRATNARTVLDPFSGTARVGHALKAAGYRVLSNDHNAYAAVLARCYVQADAEDVLEDARKLVREFNALKGTPGYFTETFCIRSRFFQPKNGERIDAIREAIAARGLDPELEAVMLVSLMEAADRVDSTTGVQMAYLKSWAPRSYNDLELRVPNVLPRARYGKGQATCLDALDAVRRFAADVAYLDPPYNQHSYLGNYHIWESLVRWDKPEVYGVACKRVDVRQRRSVFNARSRFTAALHTLLTAVQAPIIIVSFNDEGYVTRQDMEAMLRSLWNGAGQVTTIEKDFKRYVGAQIGIYNPRGEKVGVVSHLRNREFLYVASREDLAPALMSVTAAQHRQGWLFGES, encoded by the coding sequence ATGATCAAGTACATCGGCTCCAAACGAACCCTCATCCCGCTCATTCTGGAAACCATCCGCCGGGCGACAAACGCCCGAACCGTTCTTGACCCCTTTTCCGGGACGGCCCGCGTCGGGCATGCGCTCAAGGCAGCCGGCTACCGTGTGCTCTCCAACGACCACAATGCCTACGCCGCCGTCCTGGCGCGCTGCTACGTCCAGGCCGATGCCGAAGATGTCCTCGAAGACGCTCGCAAACTCGTCCGGGAGTTCAATGCCCTCAAAGGCACACCGGGCTATTTCACCGAGACGTTCTGCATCCGGTCCCGCTTCTTCCAGCCCAAAAACGGCGAACGGATTGACGCCATCCGCGAAGCCATTGCCGCCAGGGGGCTTGACCCGGAGTTGGAAGCCGTCATGCTCGTCTCCCTGATGGAAGCGGCCGACCGCGTGGATTCCACGACCGGCGTGCAGATGGCCTATCTCAAAAGCTGGGCGCCACGCTCGTACAACGACCTCGAACTGCGTGTCCCGAATGTGCTCCCGCGCGCCCGGTACGGCAAAGGGCAGGCCACCTGTCTTGATGCCCTCGATGCCGTCCGTCGCTTTGCGGCTGATGTGGCCTACCTTGACCCGCCCTACAACCAGCATTCCTATCTGGGGAACTACCACATCTGGGAGTCGCTCGTGCGGTGGGACAAACCCGAAGTCTATGGCGTCGCATGCAAGCGCGTGGACGTACGCCAGCGCCGCAGTGTCTTCAACGCCCGTTCCCGGTTTACGGCTGCCCTGCACACCCTGCTGACAGCCGTGCAGGCACCGATCATCATCGTGTCGTTCAACGATGAAGGTTACGTGACGCGCCAGGACATGGAAGCCATGCTGCGGTCGCTGTGGAACGGCGCCGGGCAGGTCACGACCATCGAGAAGGATTTCAAGCGGTATGTCGGGGCGCAGATTGGCATTTATAACCCACGTGGGGAAAAGGTGGGTGTGGTCAGCCATCTGCGGAACCGGGAATTTCTCTACGTGGCATCCCGCGAAGACCTTGCGCCGGCGCTGATGTCTGTCACGGCTGCACAGCATCGGCAGGGCTGGCTGTTCGGTGAATCTTAG
- a CDS encoding magnesium chelatase, with translation MALPATFGELKNSPWGDPARWRRSVKDEMRANLIAKLERGEKVFPGIVGYEDTVEPHLINAILSRHNLILLGRRGQAKSRILRSLTSLLDEVMPIVAGSEINDNPFAPISAYAQRVLDEQGDATPIAWRTRAERYIEKLATPDVTIADIIGDIDPIKAAKSGNLLSDETTMHFGLLPRANRAIFAINELPDLAGKIQVGLFNIMQEGDVQIKGFPVRLKLDVALVFSANPEDYTARGKIITPLKDRIGSEILTHYPQTVEEGVRITAQEAWTDRPSRAPIHIPKFIREIVETIAFVAREDQRIDRRSGVSQRLPISLLENVVSSAERRALRHHETIIVPRISDIYASLPAITGKIELEYEGEQVGAERIARELIRTACGRVYDNYLALAETGRIVEWFNQGHSLKVSEADSSAAILEKMRAIRTLIEVAEMGGYAEGRTPAHLVSAAELILEGLHAQRKVSRSEERGYGKAAPADRRRGRRGDDEDDFSNWGGFGSLN, from the coding sequence ATGGCTTTGCCTGCTACTTTCGGTGAACTCAAAAACAGCCCGTGGGGTGATCCCGCCCGGTGGCGTCGCTCGGTCAAGGACGAAATGCGCGCCAACCTCATCGCCAAGCTTGAACGTGGCGAAAAAGTCTTCCCCGGCATTGTAGGGTATGAAGATACTGTTGAGCCTCATCTGATCAACGCCATCCTGTCACGCCACAATCTGATCCTGCTGGGACGGCGAGGGCAGGCGAAAAGTCGCATTTTGCGTTCCCTGACCAGCCTGCTCGATGAGGTCATGCCCATCGTGGCCGGCTCGGAGATCAACGACAACCCCTTTGCGCCCATCAGCGCCTACGCGCAGCGCGTCCTGGACGAACAGGGGGATGCGACGCCCATTGCCTGGCGGACACGCGCGGAACGGTACATCGAGAAACTGGCCACGCCGGACGTGACCATCGCCGACATCATCGGGGACATTGACCCCATCAAGGCGGCAAAGAGCGGCAACCTGCTCAGCGACGAGACCACCATGCACTTTGGTCTTCTGCCCCGGGCCAACCGCGCCATCTTTGCCATCAACGAGCTGCCTGACCTGGCCGGTAAAATCCAGGTCGGGCTGTTCAACATCATGCAGGAAGGGGACGTGCAGATTAAGGGCTTTCCCGTCCGGCTCAAGCTGGATGTTGCCCTGGTGTTTTCGGCCAACCCTGAAGACTACACGGCGCGCGGCAAAATCATCACGCCGCTCAAAGACCGGATTGGTTCGGAAATCCTGACCCACTACCCACAGACCGTTGAGGAAGGCGTGCGGATCACGGCGCAGGAAGCTTGGACTGACCGCCCGTCCCGCGCGCCGATCCACATCCCGAAGTTCATTCGGGAAATCGTGGAAACCATTGCGTTTGTTGCCCGTGAAGACCAGCGGATTGACCGCCGGTCGGGCGTCAGCCAGCGATTGCCCATCTCGTTGCTCGAAAATGTCGTCAGCAGCGCCGAGCGCCGGGCGTTGCGCCACCACGAAACCATCATCGTGCCGCGCATTTCGGACATCTACGCTTCACTGCCGGCGATCACCGGCAAAATCGAACTGGAGTACGAAGGCGAACAGGTCGGCGCGGAACGCATTGCCCGCGAACTCATCCGAACTGCCTGCGGACGGGTTTATGATAACTACCTGGCGCTGGCCGAAACCGGGCGCATCGTCGAGTGGTTCAATCAGGGCCATAGCCTGAAGGTGTCTGAGGCAGATTCTTCAGCGGCGATACTGGAAAAGATGCGCGCTATTCGGACACTTATCGAAGTTGCCGAAATGGGCGGCTACGCCGAAGGCCGCACGCCGGCGCACCTGGTTTCGGCTGCCGAGCTGATTCTGGAAGGGCTGCACGCCCAGCGCAAAGTCAGCCGTTCGGAAGAGCGTGGCTACGGCAAGGCCGCTCCGGCTGACCGGCGGCGCGGTCGGCGTGGCGACGACGAGGATGACTTCAGCAACTGGGGTGGTTTTGGAAGCCTCAACTAG
- the rfaE2 gene encoding D-glycero-beta-D-manno-heptose 1-phosphate adenylyltransferase has protein sequence MHTADKVCSLTELAARVTAWRREGKRIVLANGCFDLLHVGHVRYLQAAREQGDVLVVGVNGDAAVRELKGPGRPVMPDVERAEILAALACVDAVVIFHERTVETLLWTLRPEVHAKGTDYRPETVPERDIVRAYGGQVAIVGDPKDHSTSTLLQQLCARLLPDRS, from the coding sequence ATGCATACCGCCGATAAAGTGTGTTCTCTAACAGAACTCGCGGCGCGCGTCACGGCCTGGCGGCGCGAGGGCAAGCGGATTGTGCTGGCGAACGGGTGTTTTGACCTGCTGCACGTCGGTCACGTGCGGTATCTGCAGGCGGCGCGGGAACAGGGCGATGTGCTGGTTGTCGGCGTCAACGGCGATGCCGCTGTGCGTGAACTCAAAGGACCCGGACGGCCGGTGATGCCTGATGTCGAGCGGGCTGAAATCCTGGCTGCGCTGGCCTGCGTGGATGCCGTGGTGATCTTTCACGAGCGCACGGTGGAAACCCTGCTGTGGACGCTGCGCCCGGAAGTTCACGCCAAAGGGACGGACTACCGCCCGGAGACCGTCCCCGAACGCGACATTGTCCGGGCGTATGGCGGGCAGGTGGCGATTGTCGGCGACCCCAAAGATCACTCGACAAGCACCCTGCTCCAGCAGCTCTGTGCCAGACTGCTGCCTGATCGGTCGTAA
- a CDS encoding cation:proton antiporter produces the protein MSAYHTIAILLTLAALAAYVNIRWIRLPATIGLMAISLLISVVLVILGEMGLIPLRSFAQFVSSIDFGDVLLHGMLGFLLFAGALHVHVEDLRLAKYPVGILSTVGVVLSTFVTGTLFYYATGFLGLPLTYLEALLFGALIAPTDPIAVLGIVKRVGAPKQLETKIAGESLFNDGVGVVVFLTLLEVYRRPESLSAAGVAKLFVQEAIGGAVLGFVLAWAAYLMLKTVDAYQVEVLITLALVTGTYALAETLHLSAPIAVVVAGLFIGNRARIQAMSEETRLRLDVFWELIDEILNAVLFFLIGLELIVIALQPSYFVIGLLATVASLVGRAAGVGLTITTLRLRQWLPPGTIRILTWSGLRGGISIALALALPPSPARDIIVAATYVVVVFSILVQGLTVGRLVAYFVAAQGPTPDDVDAEPAGGTA, from the coding sequence ATGTCTGCCTACCACACGATAGCCATCCTGCTCACGCTGGCAGCCCTGGCAGCCTATGTCAACATCCGCTGGATTCGCCTGCCGGCAACGATTGGGCTGATGGCTATTTCCCTGCTCATTTCGGTCGTGCTGGTCATCCTGGGTGAAATGGGTCTCATCCCGTTGCGGAGCTTTGCCCAGTTTGTCAGTTCGATTGACTTCGGCGACGTGCTGTTGCACGGCATGCTGGGGTTTCTGCTTTTTGCCGGCGCGCTGCACGTTCACGTCGAAGACCTCCGGCTGGCCAAGTATCCGGTTGGAATTCTCTCAACCGTGGGCGTTGTGCTCTCGACGTTCGTCACCGGGACGCTGTTTTACTATGCCACCGGGTTTCTGGGGTTGCCGCTCACCTACCTGGAAGCGTTGCTGTTTGGAGCATTGATTGCGCCTACCGACCCCATTGCCGTGCTGGGCATTGTCAAACGGGTGGGTGCCCCGAAACAGCTTGAAACCAAGATTGCGGGAGAATCGCTTTTCAACGACGGTGTTGGCGTTGTGGTGTTTCTCACCCTGCTGGAAGTGTACCGGCGGCCGGAATCCCTGAGTGCCGCTGGCGTCGCCAAACTCTTTGTCCAGGAAGCCATTGGGGGCGCGGTGCTGGGCTTTGTCCTGGCCTGGGCCGCTTACCTGATGCTCAAGACCGTGGATGCCTACCAGGTCGAGGTGCTGATCACCCTGGCGCTGGTGACGGGCACTTATGCCCTGGCCGAGACGCTTCACCTGTCGGCGCCGATTGCCGTGGTCGTGGCCGGTCTGTTCATCGGCAATCGGGCGCGCATCCAGGCCATGTCCGAAGAAACGCGCCTGCGTCTCGATGTCTTCTGGGAACTGATTGACGAAATTCTCAACGCCGTGCTGTTTTTCCTGATTGGCCTCGAACTCATCGTCATTGCCCTTCAGCCCTCCTACTTCGTCATCGGACTGCTGGCAACAGTGGCCTCTCTGGTCGGACGGGCGGCCGGGGTCGGACTGACAATTACGACGCTGCGGTTGCGGCAGTGGCTTCCGCCGGGCACGATTCGCATTCTCACCTGGAGCGGTTTGCGCGGCGGAATTTCGATTGCCCTGGCGCTGGCGCTGCCCCCTTCTCCGGCGCGGGACATCATCGTGGCCGCCACCTACGTGGTGGTGGTCTTCTCGATTCTCGTGCAGGGGCTGACGGTGGGGCGGCTCGTGGCGTACTTTGTCGCAGCCCAGGGGCCGACGCCGGACGATGTGGACGCCGAGCCGGCCGGCGGGACAGCCTGA
- a CDS encoding LamB/YcsF family protein, producing the protein MVTIDLNADLGESFGAWSMGADEAILPYVSSVNLACGFHAGDPHTLRASIQRALAQGVAIGAHPSYPDLLGFGRRDMALTPEEVFDCVLYQVAAVQGMCSALGGRLHHVKPHGALYNRAARDADCAAAIARAVQCINPGLILYGLAGSCLVAEAEKIGLRAVGEAFADRRYTLEGTLVPRSRPDALIADVDEAVAQARRIVHQQSVIAAQNHVVALRAGTLCLHGDGPHALDFARAIRRALEADGVRIAAPTNGYPANG; encoded by the coding sequence ATGGTAACGATTGATCTGAATGCCGACCTGGGCGAAAGCTTCGGCGCCTGGTCTATGGGCGCGGATGAAGCCATTCTGCCCTATGTCTCATCCGTCAATCTGGCTTGCGGCTTCCACGCTGGCGATCCACACACGCTGCGGGCAAGTATTCAGCGGGCGCTGGCGCAGGGCGTCGCTATCGGGGCGCATCCAAGCTATCCTGACCTGCTCGGCTTTGGACGCCGTGACATGGCGCTCACTCCCGAAGAAGTCTTCGACTGCGTGCTCTATCAGGTCGCCGCCGTTCAGGGGATGTGCAGCGCCTTGGGCGGACGCCTGCATCACGTCAAACCCCACGGCGCACTGTACAACCGCGCCGCGCGCGATGCCGACTGTGCCGCGGCCATTGCCCGGGCCGTACAGTGCATCAATCCCGGACTCATCCTGTACGGACTGGCCGGGAGCTGCCTGGTGGCGGAAGCCGAAAAGATCGGACTGCGGGCGGTTGGGGAAGCCTTTGCCGACCGGCGCTACACCCTGGAAGGAACGCTTGTGCCGCGCTCCCGGCCGGACGCGCTCATCGCGGACGTGGACGAAGCCGTGGCCCAGGCCCGGCGCATCGTTCATCAGCAGTCCGTCATTGCCGCGCAGAATCACGTCGTGGCACTGCGGGCAGGCACGCTCTGTCTGCACGGCGACGGCCCCCACGCGCTCGATTTTGCGCGGGCCATCCGGCGTGCCCTCGAAGCCGACGGCGTACGCATCGCAGCTCCGACCAACGGGTATCCGGCCAATGGGTAA
- a CDS encoding CPBP family intramembrane glutamic endopeptidase, producing the protein MFRRWVATRPVACFFGLTVLLSWSYWLTLLASGQQVRPGSSATHLPGLLGPLVAAVIITWLAFGQAALLAFIKSALVLPHPRFQNALLASSPLLIAGVTFLGLAAAGGELPSRQAFCAYPGAPADTPLLILLPAVLLLNGYGEEAGWRGFATRHLAPKLGRFRATLVVASVWAVWHAPLFWLNASMQALVGPVLLGWGFGLLCAAFLLAGLYFLSQESVLVVAVWHTLYNFTVATPAGTGTPAALITTVVIVWGAWFAFVWSREPNSSNA; encoded by the coding sequence GTGTTTCGCCGTTGGGTTGCAACCAGACCAGTTGCCTGCTTCTTTGGCCTGACAGTTCTGCTCTCCTGGTCGTACTGGTTGACGCTGCTTGCCAGCGGGCAACAGGTTCGTCCGGGGTCATCCGCCACGCATCTGCCAGGCTTGTTGGGACCTCTGGTGGCAGCCGTCATCATCACCTGGCTGGCATTTGGGCAAGCCGCCCTGCTGGCGTTCATAAAAAGCGCCCTCGTGCTGCCGCACCCCCGTTTTCAAAATGCTCTCCTTGCCTCGTCGCCGCTTCTGATTGCCGGCGTCACCTTCCTGGGGCTTGCTGCCGCAGGTGGGGAACTGCCGTCCCGGCAAGCGTTTTGTGCCTATCCAGGCGCTCCGGCGGACACCCCGTTGCTGATACTTCTGCCGGCTGTGCTGCTTCTCAACGGTTATGGAGAGGAAGCCGGTTGGCGTGGCTTTGCCACGCGGCATCTTGCTCCAAAGCTTGGAAGATTTCGCGCCACGCTGGTCGTGGCATCTGTCTGGGCGGTCTGGCACGCGCCGCTCTTCTGGCTCAATGCGAGTATGCAGGCGCTGGTCGGGCCGGTCCTGCTGGGGTGGGGCTTCGGGCTGTTGTGCGCGGCTTTTCTGCTCGCCGGCCTATACTTCCTTTCCCAGGAAAGTGTTCTGGTCGTTGCCGTGTGGCACACGCTCTACAACTTCACCGTCGCCACTCCGGCCGGAACTGGCACGCCGGCTGCCCTCATCACGACGGTGGTGATCGTGTGGGGAGCCTGGTTCGCGTTTGTGTGGAGCCGTGAACCCAACAGCTCGAACGCATGA